A segment of the Equus quagga isolate Etosha38 unplaced genomic scaffold, UCLA_HA_Equagga_1.0 73752_RagTag, whole genome shotgun sequence genome:
TAGTCTGATccaacctttttttaaaaaaacactatatatgtgtacacatccacatatataaatgtatttgtcCATAAAAAGGAAGAGTTGGGCAGGAATGAGGGAACATTTCTACGCttgcattaacttttttttctttaagaaagggCATGTacgttttaaaatttaaaaatgtggaggGAGGGCCCATGCTCTTGGCCTCTGAACTACACGGCCTTGAAACCTCCCTCGACGTACTTTTCAGATCAAAGTTCTCCCCAGAAGCTTCTATGCTGGCTGCGAGCAGAGCTGCAAAGGACCCAATGTCCTCCAAAGTTCGAGGCAACATTTGAATCTTGAGCTTGCTGGgcaacccctgggctgctgagcagGCCGCCTCTGACCTTGAATATGGATTCCAGGCCATCCTTCTGTATTTTGGGGTCTGGTCTGCCTACCTGCATTTCATATTCTCCAGAAAATCTTTGGCCTTTTCCAGGTGAAGCTTCAGTGTTTCCTCATGGCTTTGCTGCCTCAGTTGGTCCAAGAGCTTGTCAAGGTGGGCCTCCTGGGCCTGGCAGTCCCCCACAACAGGAGGACGCAGACGTGAGTTACCAGAGCTGACAGGTGTTAAGTGACGGGCAGAGACCCTGCCCCTGGAGCTGAGGTGCAGGTACCGGGCAAGCCCAGGACTCCCCTCTACCAAGGGCACCAAGTGTGCCACCCCCCTGACTCTCACTGCTCCGGGCCTCCgggctcttctctctgcctgcaatGTTGTTCTGTGTCTACTTTACATCTCCGGAGACCCGGCTCAGATGGGACTCCTCAGGGACACATCCCTTACACCCACCCGCCCTGGGCAGGCCCTGCCACACCTTCCCGTGGCACCTGCTCCTTGTCCTCCTTCGCACCAGTCACACTGAAATCAGATGCTGAGCTTGCCCCCTCCACTCCCTGGACTGTGTGGAGGCAGATGGGTGGGGGCCCAGCTCATCTCCTGTGGGGGCAGGGTGACTGCCAGAGGCAGATGCTCCAGAGCCCcgagtctgtctgtctctcatgCACACTCTCTTACAGACAGACACGTTTGGATCCAGGGACACATCACACAGCCCAGGTCTGACTCAGGCAGATTTCTTCTACTCCCATCCAGCCCCGTGACCAatgtgagcctcaatttccccacctgTTCGAGTTTTACAGCTTGAGGTTTTACATTTGAGTCTAGGATAcatttggggttaatttttgtttatggtgtgaagTACTGATCaaagttcttatttattttgcatctgAGTGCTGGCTGAGTTCACAGGCCACCAGGCAGAGTCATTGGGCTGCTGACAGTCTGGCTGCAGCCCCTCCCTAATCCCCTGTGGGGGCTACCTGGGTGCTGGAGGCCACACCTGGTTCCCCAGGCTGTGCTTCTGCCGCTGCTGCTCCATCCtcttctccagctccagctcctgcaCCGACAGCATGCTCTGATGTGCCTCCCACAGCCGCACGGCCTCCTGGAAGTAGCTGAAGAGGTCTGCACTCTGCTGCTCTGTCCGCTTAGCCAGGGCCTCGAAGCATTTCTGCAGAGGCAGAACCCAGAGAAGGGGCCTGAGAGCCGTCTGGCCCAGGGCGAAGAGGAGGGCCCCACTCACGTGGCTCCCTCGCCAGCCAGTGGAGGCCTCATGTCTCCAAGGACTGGCTGTCACTGCCTGGGCACCATCCCTCAAGATCATCTTCTCAGCCACACCTCAGCTCATGGCCTTCCCACCTCTGGGGCAGCATTTCTAGTCTGCTCAGGGCCATGCC
Coding sequences within it:
- the LOC124234422 gene encoding coiled-coil domain-containing protein 180-like, translating into MILRDGAQAVTASPWRHEASTGWRGSHVSGALLFALGQTALRPLLWVLPLQKCFEALAKRTEQQSADLFSYFQEAVRLWEAHQSMLSVQELELEKRMEQQRQKHSLGNQAQEAHLDKLLDQLRQQSHEETLKLHLEKAKDFLENMKCS